In one window of Leptospira hartskeerlii DNA:
- a CDS encoding sulfate/molybdate ABC transporter ATP-binding protein, whose translation MSIEIRNVSKRFGKFQALDHVDLTIPDGNLVALLGPSGSGKTTLLRIIAGLDTPDEGEVLFNGERSKTKSSKDRGVGFVFQHYALFRHMTIFENIAFGLKVRPRSTRPSKEEIQEKVFQLLKLVQLENFHARFPFELSGGQRQRVALARALAIEPKFLLLDEPFGALDAKVRKELRTWLRRLHDEIHITSVFVTHDQEEALEVSDSIVILRSGKIEQIGTPDEVYNKPKTPFVFHFLGDVNLFHGRIHEGTAKIGDLDVATPEHSDVVDKEGVAYVRPYDVEISRTSTQGIPAEIQYIHSTGRNVRIELKRLDSGTLIESLLDQSSFKELNLLPGETVYLRIKKAKVYVEYMEDFSI comes from the coding sequence ATGTCTATTGAAATTCGAAATGTAAGCAAACGATTTGGAAAATTCCAGGCCTTAGATCACGTGGACCTGACTATCCCGGATGGAAATCTAGTCGCATTACTTGGACCTTCCGGAAGCGGAAAAACTACTCTTCTTAGGATCATCGCAGGATTAGACACTCCAGACGAGGGAGAAGTATTATTCAATGGAGAAAGGTCCAAGACTAAAAGTTCTAAGGACAGAGGAGTAGGATTCGTATTTCAACATTATGCACTCTTCCGTCATATGACGATTTTTGAAAATATAGCATTTGGTTTGAAAGTCCGTCCTAGATCCACAAGACCTTCTAAAGAAGAAATCCAAGAAAAAGTATTCCAACTTTTGAAACTGGTTCAGTTGGAAAATTTCCATGCAAGATTTCCTTTCGAATTATCTGGAGGACAAAGACAAAGGGTAGCTTTAGCAAGAGCTTTGGCGATAGAACCTAAGTTTTTACTTTTGGACGAACCTTTTGGAGCCTTGGATGCAAAGGTAAGAAAGGAATTACGCACCTGGCTCAGAAGACTACACGATGAGATCCATATCACGAGCGTATTCGTAACTCACGACCAAGAAGAGGCACTGGAAGTAAGCGATTCTATAGTAATCTTAAGATCCGGAAAAATAGAACAGATCGGTACTCCTGACGAAGTTTACAATAAACCTAAGACACCTTTCGTTTTTCACTTTTTAGGAGATGTAAACCTTTTCCATGGAAGGATCCACGAAGGGACGGCAAAGATAGGCGATCTGGATGTGGCAACTCCGGAACATTCAGACGTAGTAGATAAGGAAGGAGTCGCTTACGTTAGACCTTATGATGTGGAAATTTCCAGAACTTCTACCCAAGGAATTCCTGCAGAGATACAATACATCCATTCTACAGGTAGAAATGTAAGAATAGAATTAAAACGTTTGGATTCAGGAACTTTAATCGAATCCTTATTGGATCAATCTAGTTTTAAAGAATTAAATCTATTGCCCGGTGAAACTGTGTATCTCAGGATTAAAAAAGCAAAAGTATATGTAGAATATATGGAAGATTTTTCGATCTAG
- a CDS encoding LysR family transcriptional regulator has translation MDLSKLRSFIVVAEELNFRKSAEILGMSQPPLTRLISSFEEELSTKLFERSTRHVKLTGAGVHLLKEGREIIAKAEKIEKEVRSIGKLKSGGLSIGFSTTTFMASLPQIINEFQDRFPRIKLQLQQETRNRIIKGLKSAQFDICFLEGEVSDPRLEKHPVHDEVLGVLVPKKHPLAKREEIEFKELKDETIILHPKKDSGSFYDTISSLFKQSGIKPKVYIKNERESCPILVATGKGVSLTILGAQNFAPADTKFVPIKQLYLPVSVFYIPENQNPSLKTFLSFVSESSFIKNKHAECLIDLMRL, from the coding sequence ATGGACTTATCTAAATTAAGATCTTTTATAGTCGTTGCAGAGGAGCTGAATTTCAGAAAGAGCGCTGAAATTTTGGGAATGTCCCAACCTCCTCTTACAAGATTGATCTCTTCTTTTGAAGAGGAACTTTCCACCAAATTATTCGAGAGATCTACTCGACATGTAAAACTTACCGGAGCCGGAGTTCATCTCCTGAAGGAAGGACGAGAGATCATCGCAAAAGCGGAAAAAATAGAAAAAGAAGTCCGCTCTATCGGCAAACTCAAATCGGGCGGTCTTAGTATAGGTTTTTCCACGACTACTTTTATGGCGAGCTTGCCGCAGATCATTAACGAATTTCAAGATCGATTTCCTCGGATCAAATTGCAGCTTCAACAGGAAACCCGAAATCGGATCATTAAAGGTTTAAAATCAGCTCAATTCGATATTTGTTTTTTAGAAGGGGAAGTTTCTGATCCGCGTCTGGAAAAACATCCGGTTCATGATGAAGTGCTTGGTGTTCTTGTCCCTAAAAAACACCCTCTTGCTAAAAGAGAAGAGATCGAATTTAAAGAATTAAAGGATGAGACTATCATATTACATCCTAAAAAGGATTCAGGTAGTTTTTACGATACTATCTCTTCTCTTTTTAAACAAAGCGGGATCAAACCCAAGGTTTATATAAAGAATGAAAGGGAAAGCTGTCCTATCTTGGTTGCTACCGGCAAAGGGGTTTCTTTGACAATTTTAGGTGCACAGAATTTTGCACCTGCAGATACTAAATTTGTTCCGATCAAACAATTGTATTTGCCGGTATCTGTTTTTTATATTCCGGAAAATCAAAATCCTTCTTTAAAAACTTTTTTAAGTTTTGTATCCGAAAGTAGTTTTATCAAAAATAAACATGCGGAATGCCTCATCGATCTTATGAGGCTTTAA
- a CDS encoding sulfate ABC transporter substrate-binding protein: MKAKSNNSVLRSIAQGIGALVLTGIFSLSAYANDTLLNVSFDPTRELYEEINKKFVEAWKKKSGKNLSIQQSHGGSGKQARAVIDGLEADVVTLALAYDIDSIVTNGGSVSKDWEKAFPNHSTPYYSTIVFLVRKGNPKAIKDWDDVVKPGIGVITPNPKTSGGARWNYLAAWGFAKKQYKTEEKAIEFVRNLYKNTSVLDTGARGSTTTFVQRGIGDVLLAWENEAELALSESRKANGGVAGFEVVYPSTSILAETPVAIVEKVAAKKGTTEVAKAYLEFLYTKEGQEIIAKHFFRPNDATILKANVAKFPKLHLFDVRSIEGSWAAAHKKHFADGGLFDSIYGEAKK; encoded by the coding sequence ATGAAAGCAAAATCTAATAATTCTGTGCTCCGATCAATTGCCCAAGGAATCGGCGCTCTGGTCTTAACCGGTATCTTCTCCTTATCCGCTTATGCGAATGATACTCTATTAAACGTCTCCTTCGACCCAACTCGGGAGCTTTACGAAGAAATTAACAAAAAGTTTGTAGAAGCTTGGAAGAAGAAGTCCGGCAAAAACCTTAGCATCCAACAATCACACGGCGGGTCCGGAAAACAAGCTAGAGCGGTGATTGACGGATTGGAAGCGGATGTAGTAACTCTTGCACTTGCTTATGATATCGATAGTATTGTTACTAACGGAGGATCCGTTTCCAAAGATTGGGAGAAGGCATTCCCGAACCATTCTACTCCATACTACTCGACCATCGTTTTCTTAGTTAGAAAAGGAAATCCTAAGGCAATCAAAGATTGGGATGATGTTGTAAAACCAGGGATTGGAGTGATCACACCAAATCCTAAAACTTCCGGTGGAGCTCGCTGGAACTATTTAGCCGCTTGGGGATTCGCTAAGAAACAATACAAAACGGAAGAAAAAGCGATCGAGTTCGTAAGAAACCTTTATAAGAACACTTCCGTTCTGGACACAGGTGCCAGAGGATCCACTACTACTTTCGTTCAAAGAGGGATCGGTGATGTTCTTCTTGCTTGGGAAAATGAAGCAGAACTTGCTCTATCCGAGTCCAGAAAAGCAAACGGTGGAGTCGCTGGGTTCGAAGTGGTTTACCCAAGCACCAGTATCCTTGCCGAAACTCCTGTAGCAATCGTTGAAAAAGTGGCTGCTAAAAAAGGAACCACTGAAGTAGCAAAAGCTTACTTGGAATTCTTATATACCAAAGAAGGACAAGAAATCATCGCAAAACATTTCTTCCGTCCGAATGATGCGACTATCCTAAAAGCGAATGTAGCAAAATTCCCTAAACTTCATTTATTCGATGTAAGAAGTATTGAAGGTTCCTGGGCTGCAGCTCATAAAAAACATTTCGCTGACGGCGGTCTTTTCGACTCCATCTACGGCGAAGCAAAGAAGTAA
- a CDS encoding fibronectin-binding protein: protein MFRNPKAKIIALFTVIALTVSFSYLSAQTLNVYGTYKVTGTNPNGSKYKGSVTITLNEDGSYNFEWSVGNSFSGTGTLSGSTLTVDWGDTYPVIYTVKNGGNRLEGTWGNGTGTEILTK, encoded by the coding sequence ATGTTTAGAAATCCTAAAGCAAAAATTATAGCTTTATTCACCGTGATCGCTTTGACCGTTTCCTTCTCTTATTTAAGCGCTCAAACTTTAAACGTTTACGGAACTTACAAAGTGACAGGTACAAATCCTAATGGAAGTAAATACAAAGGAAGTGTTACAATCACTTTGAACGAGGATGGGTCTTACAATTTCGAATGGTCTGTAGGAAATAGTTTTTCCGGAACAGGTACTTTGAGTGGAAGTACCTTAACTGTGGATTGGGGTGATACATATCCAGTGATCTATACGGTCAAGAATGGTGGCAATCGATTAGAAGGTACTTGGGGAAACGGAACAGGTACTGAGATCCTAACCAAATAA
- the cysW gene encoding sulfate ABC transporter permease subunit CysW, giving the protein MKETESVWIRFALIFSVLALAFIILILPITVVFLEAFAQGWEAYLQGLQDSDTIAAMLMTLKVAGIAVPLNTAFGLVAAFLLTRFEFPGKNILLTIIDSPFAVSPVISGLIFLLLFGKQGWMGNILEEWNIKIVFNTPGLVIATVFITLPFVARELIPLMQSQGKEEEEAGILLGASLYQTFIKIIIPNIKWGLLYGLILCNARAMGEFGAVSVLSGHIRGKTNTLPLQIEMLYNEYNSVGAFSAASVLVFLSLLTLLLKTILEKNLHRKEEIEIPETTGLGKEKNTNVQVSKS; this is encoded by the coding sequence ATGAAAGAAACAGAATCCGTTTGGATCAGATTTGCTTTGATCTTTTCGGTCTTAGCTCTTGCATTCATTATCCTGATCCTACCGATCACAGTAGTTTTTTTAGAAGCATTCGCGCAAGGTTGGGAAGCTTATCTACAGGGATTACAAGACAGCGATACGATCGCCGCGATGTTAATGACATTGAAGGTCGCAGGTATTGCAGTTCCTTTGAATACTGCGTTCGGACTAGTTGCGGCATTTCTATTAACCAGGTTTGAATTCCCTGGCAAAAATATTCTACTCACCATCATAGACTCTCCTTTTGCAGTTTCCCCGGTAATCTCCGGTCTGATCTTCCTATTACTTTTTGGAAAACAAGGATGGATGGGAAATATATTAGAAGAATGGAATATTAAGATCGTATTTAATACTCCCGGCCTCGTGATCGCAACCGTATTTATCACACTTCCTTTTGTTGCAAGAGAACTAATTCCACTCATGCAAAGCCAGGGAAAAGAAGAAGAGGAAGCCGGCATTCTACTCGGAGCTTCTCTCTACCAAACATTCATTAAAATTATTATCCCGAATATCAAATGGGGACTTTTATACGGGCTTATACTTTGTAATGCAAGAGCTATGGGAGAATTCGGAGCAGTATCCGTATTATCAGGACATATCCGAGGGAAGACCAATACATTACCTCTACAAATCGAAATGTTATATAATGAGTATAATTCGGTAGGGGCATTTTCAGCCGCATCGGTGCTCGTATTTCTTTCCTTACTTACCCTACTCTTAAAAACGATCTTAGAAAAAAATCTTCATCGCAAAGAAGAAATAGAGATCCCGGAAACGACTGGCCTCGGGAAAGAAAAAAATACAAATGTTCAGGTTTCCAAATCCTAG
- a CDS encoding TauD/TfdA family dioxygenase: MSAVRTSVEISKNLIKGLDLPIVYSPSSPEKADLKHLTNWIKKNHKEIQRDLLIYGAILFRGFNIDSSENFEKVALGLDPNLSEAYLGTSPRDKKTKFVHTASELPSAYPIMQHAEMSFLNKPPKKLFFYAKLAPSKNGETPITDLRTVLRDMPDHISEKVEKQGIKYIRHYDGPGASRYSLWKTKPWNEMFKTENKKEAEKEIKKQNFDHEWLPGNKLRLINSQVGVRKHPIAGSKAWHNHSQTFHIDSPRLEYKYIFKRQKTLRGLGVYLILNLLTGIKKLFSKSEDLDVHATYGDGSEISNKDIKTIVNVFWKNIQIFSWQKDDILYIDNYSVSHGRLPFVGPREIQVAWTE, encoded by the coding sequence ATGTCTGCTGTTCGAACTTCGGTAGAAATTTCCAAAAATCTAATAAAGGGTCTAGACCTTCCTATCGTTTATTCCCCTTCTTCTCCTGAGAAAGCAGACCTAAAACATCTCACGAATTGGATCAAGAAGAACCATAAGGAAATACAAAGGGATCTGTTGATCTATGGTGCCATTCTATTCAGAGGTTTTAATATAGATTCTTCCGAGAATTTCGAAAAGGTTGCTTTGGGTTTGGATCCTAATTTATCGGAAGCATATCTGGGAACTTCTCCCAGAGATAAAAAAACTAAGTTTGTTCATACAGCGAGTGAACTTCCTTCCGCTTATCCGATCATGCAACACGCGGAGATGAGCTTCTTAAATAAACCTCCTAAAAAACTTTTCTTTTATGCAAAGTTAGCTCCTTCTAAAAACGGAGAAACACCTATCACTGATCTAAGAACTGTGTTGAGAGATATGCCGGATCATATTTCTGAAAAAGTTGAAAAACAAGGGATCAAATACATTCGTCATTATGACGGTCCTGGAGCTTCGCGTTATAGTCTTTGGAAAACGAAACCATGGAACGAAATGTTCAAGACTGAAAATAAAAAAGAAGCGGAGAAGGAGATAAAAAAGCAGAATTTCGACCACGAATGGTTGCCTGGAAATAAATTAAGATTAATCAATTCTCAAGTAGGCGTAAGAAAACATCCTATCGCAGGATCCAAGGCTTGGCATAACCATAGCCAAACGTTTCATATAGATTCTCCTAGATTAGAATATAAATATATTTTCAAAAGGCAGAAAACTTTAAGAGGACTCGGAGTTTATCTGATCTTGAACCTATTGACTGGGATCAAAAAACTATTCAGTAAATCGGAAGATCTGGATGTTCACGCGACCTACGGTGACGGATCAGAAATTTCTAATAAAGATATCAAGACTATCGTAAATGTTTTCTGGAAGAATATACAAATATTCTCGTGGCAGAAAGATGATATTCTTTATATCGACAATTATTCAGTTTCTCACGGAAGACTTCCATTTGTAGGTCCGAGAGAAATCCAGGTGGCCTGGACGGAATAG
- the cysT gene encoding sulfate ABC transporter permease subunit CysT, with translation MKLIFRPYSKTSFGLSLGLTVFYLSLLVIIPLSALFFKSATLGVSGLWEVLTENRIQQALYLSFGAGGVAAIINLFVGFLFAWVLVRYDFPGKKILDSLVDLPFTLPTAVAGIALTTIYAPNGFIGKYLTPYGIKIAYTPIGIVIALVFIGFPFVVRTVQPILEDLPKELEESAYCLGASRFQTFTKVILPELIPSLLAGTSMAFARGIGEYGSVVFISGNLPGKTEILPLLIVTKLEQYEYAKATGIAVLMLVLSFTIMFGINYLQNRASRRLG, from the coding sequence TTGAAACTGATTTTTCGTCCTTATTCAAAAACAAGCTTTGGTCTATCCTTAGGACTCACAGTCTTCTACCTTAGCCTTCTAGTCATCATTCCATTATCCGCATTATTTTTCAAATCTGCGACCTTAGGTGTTTCCGGACTCTGGGAAGTTCTTACAGAAAATCGGATCCAACAGGCCTTGTATTTAAGTTTCGGAGCAGGTGGAGTTGCAGCTATTATCAATCTATTCGTTGGATTTTTATTTGCATGGGTTTTAGTAAGATATGATTTCCCCGGCAAAAAGATCTTGGATTCACTTGTAGATCTTCCATTCACTCTTCCTACTGCAGTTGCCGGTATCGCGTTGACCACAATCTACGCTCCTAACGGCTTTATCGGAAAATATCTTACTCCTTATGGGATCAAGATCGCATACACTCCGATCGGGATTGTGATCGCTTTAGTATTTATCGGATTTCCATTCGTGGTTAGAACAGTCCAACCTATCTTGGAAGATCTTCCAAAAGAATTGGAAGAAAGTGCTTATTGTTTAGGAGCTAGCAGATTCCAAACATTCACTAAAGTAATTTTACCTGAGTTGATCCCTTCTCTACTCGCCGGGACCAGTATGGCATTTGCAAGAGGAATTGGAGAATACGGTTCAGTCGTTTTTATTTCAGGAAACCTTCCGGGAAAAACTGAAATTCTTCCATTACTTATAGTTACTAAATTGGAACAGTACGAATATGCAAAGGCAACAGGGATTGCGGTTTTGATGTTGGTTCTCTCCTTTACGATCATGTTCGGGATCAACTATCTGCAAAACAGAGCCTCTAGGAGACTAGGATGA
- a CDS encoding carboxyl transferase domain-containing protein: MKLSKLLIANRGEVSIRIARAASALGVPTVSIYSEDDTNSRHRLATDVSSPLKGRGAKAYLDQEEILSIALREGCDSIHPGYGFLSENPDFAKRCEDLNIQFVGPDSKTLEILGDKLKAVLLAESLGVPILPGLRKVIDLKEAKEFYSKNGIFLLKAIAGGGGRGIRIINNVEELEVKFKSCSEEALHSFGNPNLYAEKYLPVARHVEVQVLGDGSGKILHFWDRDCSLQRKNQKLVEIAPAPFLDPKLREKIISYSLQMASHLSYKSLGTFEFLISPDSEIYFIESNPRLQVEHTITEEITGVDLVEAQLEIASGKSFHEIGLDQKNIESPKSYAIQIRINSETLDKKGEIIPSSGKIKVFEPSSGPGIRVDSSAYSGYEVSPNFDSLLAKLIVHSKSLSFSRLVHSAYRALSEFRVEGIGTNLSLLLNVFKRKELGSYSVWTKFIEENISELLPSSRIEHKKYNFESAQNDNLENSKTKVEIPEGLDPFHSPMTGSLIEIYPKEGEPIRKGEKIALLSSMKMEHLLHSEITGIIEKVLIEPGKVISEGDTLVWIRSEDLEHSSFHHSEEIDPNQIRPDLKEVLDRLLLNEDVSRPQAVSKRHKRGQRTARENVADLCDPGSFVEYGSLAIAAQRRRRSLEELIKLSPADGLIAGLGTVNAELFAPHISRISVLAYDYTVFMGTQGAIGHKKTDRFLEMVESQKLPLVFFTEGGGGRPGEVDVPAVAGLDLHTFRKYAGLKGKCLRIAIAAGRCFAGNAALFGASDIRIATEDSNIGMGGPVMVKGGGLGNFSAEEIGPAEVQTKNGVIDILVKNEEEAVYTAKKALSYFQGKIEKFEYKDQKILRTLIPENRLRSYEIRSIISSLSDTDSVLEFRKDFAKGIVTSLIRIEGKPLGLIANNPNHLGGAIDAEGAEKASEFAEFCNLNKLPLLFLCDTPGFMVGPETEKKGLVRKAAKLFEAGASLQVPVFTIVLRKGYGLGAMAMAAGSFHSPVFTISWPTGEFGAMGIEGEIRTGYQKELSEVKDWKERQILFERLVAEAYERGKAINMASYLEIDAVIDPEESRKWILRGYDSCI, encoded by the coding sequence ATGAAATTATCCAAATTATTAATAGCGAATCGGGGAGAAGTTTCCATCCGAATTGCGAGAGCTGCTTCAGCGTTAGGAGTTCCTACCGTCTCAATCTATTCGGAAGACGATACAAATTCCAGGCATAGATTAGCGACCGATGTTTCCAGTCCCCTGAAAGGAAGAGGTGCGAAAGCATATTTAGACCAGGAGGAAATACTTTCCATCGCACTCAGAGAAGGTTGCGACTCGATCCATCCAGGTTACGGATTTCTAAGCGAGAATCCGGACTTCGCAAAAAGATGTGAAGATTTAAATATCCAATTCGTGGGTCCTGATTCCAAGACACTTGAGATCTTGGGAGATAAATTAAAAGCGGTATTATTAGCAGAATCCTTAGGAGTTCCTATCTTACCTGGTCTTCGCAAGGTAATCGATCTAAAAGAAGCCAAAGAATTCTATTCTAAAAATGGAATATTCCTATTAAAAGCGATTGCTGGAGGAGGAGGAAGAGGGATCCGCATCATAAACAACGTCGAAGAATTAGAAGTAAAGTTCAAGAGTTGTTCGGAAGAAGCTTTACATTCATTCGGAAATCCTAATTTATATGCGGAAAAATATCTACCCGTCGCAAGACATGTAGAGGTACAGGTTTTGGGAGATGGTTCCGGTAAGATTTTGCACTTTTGGGACAGGGATTGTTCTCTCCAAAGAAAAAATCAAAAATTAGTAGAGATTGCGCCTGCTCCTTTTTTGGATCCAAAACTTAGAGAAAAGATCATTTCTTATTCTTTACAGATGGCTTCCCATCTTTCTTACAAAAGTTTAGGCACTTTCGAATTTCTGATCAGTCCTGACTCTGAGATCTATTTTATAGAATCTAATCCTAGGTTGCAGGTGGAACACACGATCACTGAGGAGATCACAGGAGTAGATCTTGTGGAAGCTCAGTTGGAGATTGCTTCCGGAAAATCTTTCCATGAGATTGGATTGGATCAGAAAAATATAGAATCTCCGAAAAGTTATGCGATCCAGATCAGGATTAACTCTGAAACTCTGGACAAAAAAGGAGAGATCATTCCTTCTTCCGGAAAAATCAAAGTGTTCGAGCCTAGTTCCGGCCCTGGGATTCGAGTGGATAGTTCTGCATATTCAGGCTATGAGGTCAGTCCCAATTTTGATTCCTTGCTTGCAAAATTAATCGTTCATTCTAAAAGTCTTTCATTTTCCAGACTGGTTCATTCTGCATACCGTGCATTATCCGAATTTAGGGTAGAAGGTATTGGAACAAATCTCTCTCTTCTTCTAAATGTATTCAAAAGGAAAGAACTGGGATCATATTCTGTTTGGACCAAATTTATTGAGGAGAATATTTCCGAACTTCTCCCTTCTTCGCGAATAGAACATAAAAAATATAATTTTGAATCTGCGCAAAATGATAATTTAGAAAATTCTAAAACGAAAGTAGAAATTCCGGAAGGATTGGATCCTTTCCATTCTCCAATGACTGGAAGCCTTATCGAAATTTATCCAAAAGAAGGAGAGCCTATTCGAAAGGGAGAGAAGATTGCGCTACTTTCTTCCATGAAGATGGAACATCTATTACATTCAGAGATTACGGGAATTATAGAAAAAGTTTTGATAGAGCCAGGAAAGGTTATTTCGGAAGGAGACACACTTGTTTGGATCCGGTCGGAAGATTTAGAACATTCTTCTTTTCATCATTCAGAGGAAATCGATCCGAATCAAATTCGTCCCGATCTAAAGGAAGTTTTGGATCGTTTGCTTTTGAATGAAGATGTTTCCAGACCTCAGGCAGTTTCTAAACGTCATAAAAGAGGACAAAGGACTGCGAGAGAAAATGTGGCGGATCTTTGTGATCCAGGAAGTTTCGTGGAATATGGAAGCCTCGCCATTGCTGCCCAGAGAAGAAGAAGGTCCTTAGAAGAATTGATCAAGCTTAGCCCGGCAGACGGACTGATCGCTGGTCTTGGCACAGTGAATGCCGAATTATTTGCGCCTCATATATCTAGAATTTCTGTATTAGCTTATGATTATACGGTTTTTATGGGGACGCAAGGTGCAATAGGTCATAAAAAAACGGATCGATTTTTAGAAATGGTAGAAAGCCAAAAACTTCCCCTTGTATTTTTTACGGAAGGAGGAGGAGGCCGCCCTGGAGAAGTAGATGTGCCGGCAGTTGCAGGTTTGGATCTTCATACTTTTCGAAAATATGCCGGCTTAAAAGGGAAATGCCTAAGGATCGCGATCGCTGCGGGTCGATGTTTTGCTGGGAATGCCGCATTATTCGGTGCAAGTGATATTAGGATTGCAACAGAAGATTCTAATATTGGAATGGGGGGGCCTGTGATGGTTAAGGGCGGAGGTCTCGGGAATTTTTCCGCAGAGGAGATCGGCCCTGCGGAAGTCCAAACCAAAAACGGTGTAATCGATATATTAGTAAAAAATGAAGAAGAGGCGGTCTACACAGCGAAAAAAGCACTTTCATATTTCCAAGGAAAGATCGAAAAATTTGAATATAAAGATCAAAAAATTTTAAGAACTCTCATCCCTGAAAATCGTTTGAGATCTTATGAGATTCGATCCATCATTTCTTCTTTGTCGGATACTGATTCCGTTTTGGAATTCAGAAAAGATTTTGCAAAAGGGATTGTAACTTCTCTGATCAGAATAGAAGGAAAGCCATTAGGTCTGATCGCAAATAATCCGAATCATCTTGGTGGAGCAATCGATGCGGAAGGAGCAGAGAAAGCTTCCGAGTTCGCGGAATTCTGCAATCTAAACAAACTTCCACTATTATTTCTTTGCGATACACCTGGATTCATGGTGGGACCGGAGACTGAGAAGAAGGGCTTGGTGCGTAAGGCCGCTAAACTTTTCGAGGCGGGAGCTTCCTTACAGGTTCCTGTGTTCACGATCGTTCTCAGGAAAGGTTACGGCTTGGGCGCTATGGCTATGGCTGCAGGCAGTTTTCATTCTCCTGTATTCACAATCTCTTGGCCAACGGGCGAATTCGGTGCGATGGGTATAGAGGGAGAAATCAGAACAGGATATCAAAAGGAACTTTCAGAAGTAAAAGATTGGAAAGAGAGACAAATTTTATTCGAACGTCTGGTTGCTGAGGCTTATGAAAGAGGTAAGGCGATCAATATGGCTTCTTATCTGGAAATTGACGCAGTGATCGACCCGGAAGAATCCAGAAAATGGATCTTGAGAGGTTATGATTCCTGTATTTAG
- a CDS encoding NAD(P)/FAD-dependent oxidoreductase has product MKFDYEVLITGGGPAGLSAALALGRMSRTALICDDSRPRNAASSHLNNFPTRDGIHPAEWRKLARKDLEKYNTISLFEGSVLSVEKSGPGFVAKLSSDKTFHFKKIILAYGVEDKFLPVPGYKELWGKSIFHCPYCHGFEVRNAKLGLIGNGDTLFFMLPLIYDLASDLVIFTNGKAEFKEEQRALLHKKKIPFTENTITGFIYEGEKLKSVSFENGENVERDGLYALPTFPFKLKSTIGEELGCEKDHFGFYKVGERGKTSVDGVYACGDNASGAHSVLLAAASGGMAGAGVVHELLSEKLLE; this is encoded by the coding sequence ATGAAATTCGATTATGAAGTATTGATCACAGGCGGCGGTCCGGCAGGGCTAAGCGCTGCACTGGCTTTAGGAAGAATGAGTAGAACCGCCTTAATCTGCGACGATAGCCGCCCAAGGAATGCAGCTTCTTCTCATTTGAATAATTTTCCGACTAGAGATGGGATCCATCCCGCAGAATGGAGAAAATTAGCAAGAAAAGATTTAGAAAAATATAATACGATCAGTCTTTTCGAAGGAAGTGTTCTTTCCGTGGAAAAATCAGGACCTGGTTTTGTCGCAAAATTATCTTCAGACAAAACGTTTCATTTTAAGAAGATCATTCTTGCATATGGGGTAGAAGATAAATTTTTACCGGTCCCAGGTTATAAAGAACTTTGGGGTAAGTCCATTTTCCATTGTCCCTATTGCCATGGTTTCGAAGTAAGAAATGCCAAACTAGGCCTGATCGGGAACGGAGACACATTATTCTTTATGCTTCCTCTTATTTATGATCTAGCATCGGACCTAGTAATTTTTACGAATGGAAAAGCAGAATTCAAAGAAGAACAAAGGGCTTTATTGCATAAGAAAAAAATCCCCTTCACAGAAAATACGATCACTGGTTTTATATATGAAGGAGAAAAACTCAAAAGTGTCAGTTTTGAGAATGGAGAAAATGTAGAAAGAGACGGCCTTTATGCACTTCCCACTTTTCCTTTTAAGTTAAAATCAACAATAGGGGAAGAACTTGGCTGCGAAAAAGATCATTTTGGCTTCTACAAAGTTGGAGAAAGAGGAAAGACAAGTGTAGATGGAGTTTATGCCTGCGGGGATAATGCAAGTGGTGCTCATTCCGTTTTATTAGCTGCTGCCTCAGGAGGAATGGCAGGTGCAGGGGTTGTTCACGAATTATTAAGTGAGAAGCTATTAGAGTAG